In a genomic window of Brassica rapa cultivar Chiifu-401-42 chromosome A10, CAAS_Brap_v3.01, whole genome shotgun sequence:
- the LOC103832778 gene encoding muscle M-line assembly protein unc-89 yields the protein MGRNCGQGGGAIFSTKSKRKANGCMAAFYHLFDFQHLYFPSHHNLTIDSPSRSKGLKLIEESPPLTVYKEKQSLNIPVSIRVRIETGTRSSRLIATDTSSEMCNSPGSKTPSLVARLMGLDLLPEKTDLNKSLPSRLTSHTLSKKGTRLGGTRSLPESPRVSSARKSDFDIHRLSLQLNKESKREEFSCSRLKLMKQQDQEEIQSPRQILKQIKERIVTRRVVGMDITNSVKNKEARPLQDINELRRDTSISCSPRTRFSNKENKPSTSSSFRPEQTTHKPKPKPEPKKTKVILVPVSEPPGEKHSKKRVTQKELRPIKQCKKAKSETRFTQRPLKPSQTPDTRNKAFLSESTTGSKATNPLHKKKFKKILKSSDVDNNIFVTKPPQKHVHRVPSQDINEEAGIKANETEEIGPEAAARNYHGSEEKGKLCSVVSNKRCWNIREIAAVDIDSLLETEKLEEEGEEIVAEFERDIVEALVRETVSELNIQRRRS from the exons ATGGGACGAAACTGCGGCCAAGGCGGTGGAGCAATCTTTTCCACTAAGTCAAAGAGAAAAGCAAATGGATGCATGGCTGCTTTTTATCACTTGTTTGATTTCCAACATCTCTACTTCCCTTCTCATCATAATCTCACCATTGATTCTCCTTCCAGGTCAAAAG GCTTGAAGTTAATAGAAGAGTCTCCACCATTAACAGTCTACAAGGAGAAACAAAGTTTGAACATTCCT GTAAGCATACGAGTGAGAATAGAGACAGGGACAAGGAGTTCAAGACTCATTGCGACCGATACTTCATCTGAAATGTGCAACTCACCAGGCAGCAAAACACCAAGCTTGGTGGCTAGACTAATGGGTCTTGATCTTCTTCCTGAGAAAACAGACCTTAACAAGTCACTCCCAAGTCGTCTCACAAGCCACACACTTTCCAAGAAAGGCACACGCCTAGGTGGGACCAGATCTTTACCGGAGAGTCCCAGAGTCTCCTCTGCTCGAAAATCTGATTTCGACATCCATCGCCTCTCTCTCCAGCTGAACAAAGAGAGCAAGCGTGAAGAGTTTAGCTGTTCAAGGCTGAAACTAATGAAACAGCAAGATCAAGAGGAGATTCAGAGTCCAAGGCAGATTCTGAAACAAATCAAAGAGAGAATCGTCACCAGAAGAGTCGTGGGTATGGATATTACAAACTCGGTGAAGAACAAAGAAGCAAGACCATTACAAGACATTAACGAGCTTCGAAGAGACACGTCAATTTCTTGCTCACCAAGAACCAGGTTttcaaataaagaaaacaaaccaaGCACCTCATCTTCTTTCAGACCAGAACAAACCACACATAAGCCAAAGCCAAAGCCGGAGCCAAAGAAAACGAAGGTGATCCTTGTTCCCGTGTCAGAACCCCCTGGAGAGAAACATAGCAAGAAGAGAGTAACACAGAAGGAGCTAAGACCCATCAAACAATGCAAGAAGGCAAAGAGCGAAACAAGGTTCACTCAACGTCCCTTAAAACCTTCTCAGACACCAGATACTCGAAACAAGGCTTTCTTGTCTGAATCTACAACAGGCTCTAAAGCTACCAATCCCTTACACAAGAAGAAGTTCAAGAAAATACTAAAGTCAAGTGATGTTGACAACAACATCTTTGTCACAAAACCTCCTCAGAAACACGTACATCGTGTACCTTCTCAAGATATAAACGAAGAAGCTGGAATAAAAGCGAATGAAACTGAGGAGATTGGTCCAGAAGCTGCAGCGAGGAACTATCATGGATCGGAGGAAAAAGGCAAGCTCTGTTCCGTCGTTAGCAATAAGCGTTGTTGGAATATCCGAGAGATTGCTGCAGTGGATATTGATAGTCTTCTAGAGACAGAGAAGCtcgaagaagaaggagaagagatcgTCGCAGAGTTTGAGCGGGATATTGTTGAAGCGCTCGTGCGAGAAACGGTGTCTGAATTGAATATTCAGCGGAGACGAAGCTAA